The Bacteroidota bacterium region GGTGCTTTCGGCCTCTCAGCCACCTCTCCGTTTTTAAGGAGTGCAAAAATACAATCCCTATATCAAATTGCAAATAATATTTCACTCTTATAGCTAAAAATAGATGATAGCAGAGCCTTTTTGTTTGATTTTCAGTGATTATGCCAAAACCTCTGCCAGCACTTTATGCGCTTTTACCTCGCCAAAACCATCAATATGCAGCCTGTAATAGTGCAACAATGCATCTAATAACTGGCGACGGTAGCTAGCAGAAATACCGATTGAATCAATCGTTTCAGGCTTTGCAAGGCACAAATCGTACAGGTATTTGGCATTTGTGGTGTCAAAATACAGGGGATGTCCAGTTTCATGTGTAAAAATACCCTGTGCAGGCAGAAACAATGTATCAGGCTCCCAACTATCAATATCAGGAAAAAAGCCAAGGTGTCTTGATAGTTGCACCAACCAATACACCGGATAGGCCGCAGGTAATTTTGGTACTGCATCTGCCCAGCAGATATGGTGGTATAGGAAACTAAACAGGGCTTCGTTTTTTTCTTTTTCTATAATAACCTTATTCAATACCTCTTGCATAAACAGCACAGCCGATGTTTTG contains the following coding sequences:
- the recO gene encoding DNA repair protein RecO → MLVKTRTILLKTLKYAENSVIARFYTEEFGLESFIINNIRSKKAAINAAHLQPLSLAETDLYQRANANLQRIKELRCQPVLHSLYTDIAKTSAVLFMQEVLNKVIIEKEKNEALFSFLYHHICWADAVPKLPAAYPVYWLVQLSRHLGFFPDIDSWEPDTLFLPAQGIFTHETGHPLYFDTTNAKYLYDLCLAKPETIDSIGISASYRRQLLDALLHYYRLHIDGFGEVKAHKVLAEVLA